In a genomic window of Niallia taxi:
- a CDS encoding methyl-accepting chemotaxis protein, translating to MNFMKNRKVSQKIFILIILSSIFLLIVGIYGVNGLQQMSKNTNAMYKDRLIPNTWIAKMQLNNTQNDAYVLELFNTKSEEENNNIMDAFNASTEEIDLYKSKIEKLDLSNEEHSALETYNEILDDFREARLTAIKLGMQNKNEEAFKLYNTEVKAKKQVIDEKLNALQKINLDTAEIIAKENKEEAQKALITFVIIMIIAIAVTVFIGIYISRMITKPLKTLEVLMEKGKNGDFTELSTYDAKDEIGSLAVSFNGMSEGIREVVKTINESSQQLAASSEELSASAEENTRASEHISETIQELAAGSENQMQQIGSSSEGINKISDSTTTITHHAEKVVVTAEEASKISAKGAESMIEATKQMNSINLNVINLAKSVSSLESRTNEIGDITKVITDISSQTNLLALNAAIEAARAGEQGKGFAVVAEEVRKLAEKSSQSAEQISTLIAQIQEDTKTTSASMDTATSDVQSGLSIVNEAGESFKHVESSVRELVLLIEEVFGSLQQLKDNTNMINDSVQEVSHMAGDAASKTGNISAATEEQVASMEEISASATTLANLATELQSLIQRFKI from the coding sequence ATGAATTTTATGAAAAACAGGAAAGTATCGCAAAAAATATTCATACTAATTATTCTTAGTAGTATTTTTCTTTTGATTGTAGGTATTTATGGAGTTAATGGGTTGCAACAAATGTCAAAGAATACAAATGCTATGTATAAAGATAGACTTATTCCTAATACTTGGATAGCTAAAATGCAACTAAACAACACTCAGAATGATGCTTATGTTCTTGAATTATTCAATACAAAGAGTGAAGAAGAAAATAATAATATTATGGATGCTTTTAACGCATCAACAGAAGAAATAGATTTGTATAAGAGTAAAATAGAAAAACTAGATTTATCCAATGAGGAACATTCTGCTTTAGAAACTTACAATGAAATATTAGATGATTTTAGAGAAGCAAGATTAACAGCAATTAAATTAGGAATGCAAAATAAAAATGAGGAGGCTTTTAAACTCTATAACACGGAGGTAAAAGCTAAAAAGCAAGTTATTGATGAAAAACTGAATGCCTTGCAAAAAATAAACTTAGACACAGCAGAAATAATCGCAAAAGAGAACAAAGAAGAAGCACAAAAAGCCTTAATTACATTTGTTATTATCATGATCATAGCTATTGCAGTGACTGTCTTTATAGGTATTTATATTTCTAGAATGATTACCAAGCCACTAAAAACATTAGAAGTATTAATGGAAAAAGGAAAAAATGGCGATTTCACCGAACTGTCTACTTACGATGCTAAAGATGAAATCGGTTCCTTGGCAGTGAGTTTCAACGGGATGTCAGAAGGTATACGAGAAGTAGTCAAAACGATTAATGAATCATCACAACAATTAGCGGCTTCTTCAGAAGAATTAAGTGCAAGTGCGGAAGAAAATACGAGAGCTAGTGAACACATATCTGAAACCATCCAAGAACTAGCAGCTGGTTCTGAGAATCAAATGCAGCAAATTGGCTCTAGCTCCGAAGGTATCAACAAAATATCTGATAGCACAACTACTATTACACACCATGCAGAGAAAGTAGTCGTAACAGCAGAGGAAGCATCTAAGATATCCGCTAAAGGTGCAGAAAGCATGATTGAAGCTACTAAACAAATGAACTCTATTAATTTAAATGTTATTAATCTAGCGAAATCCGTAAGTTCCTTAGAATCACGTACGAATGAAATCGGAGATATTACGAAAGTTATTACGGATATCTCTTCTCAGACCAATTTATTAGCTTTAAATGCTGCTATAGAAGCGGCGAGAGCTGGTGAGCAAGGAAAAGGGTTTGCAGTAGTTGCAGAGGAAGTAAGAAAATTAGCAGAAAAGTCTTCTCAATCTGCGGAACAAATCTCAACACTTATTGCTCAAATACAAGAAGATACAAAAACCACTTCTGCTTCCATGGATACAGCGACATCAGACGTACAATCAGGGTTATCTATCGTGAATGAAGCGGGAGAATCCTTTAAACATGTTGAAAGTTCGGTAAGGGAATTAGTTCTTTTAATTGAAGAAGTATTTGGTTCCTTACAACAATTAAAAGACAATACGAATATGATTAATGACTCTGTACAGGAAGTGAGTCACATGGCTGGAGATGCTGCATCAAAAACAGGTAATATTTCAGCTGCAACAGAAGAACAAGTGGCATCAATGGAGGAAATCTCCGCATCCGCCACTACCCTAGCAAATTTAGCAACAGAGTTACAATCATTAATTCAGCGATTTAAGATATAA
- a CDS encoding YesK family protein — protein MFFMPFYMGITVGLIIYLLAFIFRKNKKSSIALIPGYIGVIAGLVLFLYGYMFIRGFEGAAYSMMGVPILIISIISIFSKKPKTEPHQH, from the coding sequence ATGTTTTTTATGCCTTTTTATATGGGTATTACAGTCGGTCTCATCATTTACTTACTAGCATTTATTTTCAGAAAGAACAAAAAGTCAAGTATCGCACTAATCCCTGGATATATTGGTGTTATAGCAGGACTCGTACTATTTTTATATGGCTATATGTTTATCAGAGGATTTGAGGGAGCTGCATACTCCATGATGGGTGTTCCGATCCTCATTATTTCAATTATTTCTATCTTTAGTAAAAAACCAAAAACCGAACCCCATCAGCATTGA
- a CDS encoding PadR family transcriptional regulator — protein MKHTGRHTGAFLLLFLTEGDNYGGKLLQKCEEELPINPIDSSILYRTLKKLEEEGAVESYLDVSDRDKPIRMYKITNLGKRKLEKFQIDIEEKIKNLSFFLERYKEWND, from the coding sequence ATGAAACATACAGGGAGACATACAGGTGCATTTCTATTGCTGTTTTTAACAGAGGGCGATAACTATGGTGGGAAACTCCTACAAAAATGTGAGGAAGAACTTCCCATTAATCCAATTGATAGTTCGATATTATATCGCACACTAAAAAAATTAGAGGAAGAAGGTGCTGTAGAGTCTTATCTTGATGTATCTGATCGAGATAAACCAATAAGGATGTACAAAATCACTAATCTAGGTAAAAGGAAATTAGAGAAGTTTCAAATCGATATTGAAGAAAAAATAAAAAATTTATCGTTTTTCCTAGAAAGATATAAAGAATGGAACGATTAA